In Equus przewalskii isolate Varuska chromosome 15, EquPr2, whole genome shotgun sequence, a single genomic region encodes these proteins:
- the UCN2 gene encoding urocortin-2 — translation MTKWALLVLMVLTLGRVLLVPATPIPAFQLIPQNFPQATPCPVASESPSASATGPSAAWGHPNPDPHPGPRITLSLDVPVGLLQILLEQVRARAAREQAAANARILAHVGRR, via the coding sequence ATGACCAAGTGGGCTCTGCTGGTGCTGATGGTCCTGACATTGGGCAGGGTCCTGCTTGTCCCAGCGACCCCTATCCCAGCCTTCCAGCTCATCCCTCAGAACTTTCCCCAGGCCACTCCCTGCCCTGTGGCCTCGGAGAGTCCCTCAGCCAGCGCCACAGGCCCCTCTGCTGCTTGGGGCCACCCCAACCCTGACCCCCACCCTGGTCCCCGCATCACCCTCTCCCTGGATGTCCCCGTCGGCCTCCTGCAGATCTTACTGGAGCAGGTCCGGGCCAGGGCTGCGAGGGAGCAGGCTGCTGCCAACGCTCGCATCCTGGCCCATGTTGGCCGCCGCTGA